The genome window CGAAATTAAAGCACAACTGAAAAACGTTGAAACTAAAGTACACAACGGTGTTTTCCTTTTTTCTGGAATAATGACAATTGCTGAGTTAGCAAAAAAAATTAATGTCTCAGTTAACGAAATTATTACCTATTTTTTCCACCAGGCAAAAATGTATAATTTAAATCATAGTCTCACCGAGGACGAAATTGCCGAAATATGTCTAGAATTCGGACTTGATTTTAAAAAGGAAATCCAAATTGATGCTTCTAATTTTATGGAGGAAGTCTCAATTCAAGATAGTGCCGTCGATTTAACTGTGCGTCCACCGATTATTACCGTTATGGGACATGTCGATCACGGAAAAACAACTTTACTTGATTATATTCGTAAAACGAATATTGCCAAAAGTGAAAAAGGGGGAATTACCCAACACACTGGAGCTTATCAAGTTATTTTTGAAAATCACGTTATTAATTTCATCGACACTCCTGGACATGAAGCATTTACGCAAATGCGGGCTCGCGGGGCAAAAGTTACCGATATTATCGTCCTTGTTGTTGCCGCTGATGATGGGGTAATGCCGCAAACTAAAGAAGCAATTAATCACGCAATGGCGGCAAATGTGCCAATTATCGTCTTTGTTAACAAAATGGATAAACCAAATAAAGACATCGATCGGATCAAAAACGAACTTTCTGCACTTAATATTGTCACCGAAGAATGGGGTGGAAATAACATTTTTGTCTACGGATCAGCGTTAACTGGTGAAGGAATTGATAGTCTTTTTCGCTCAATTTTACTAGTTGCGGAAATGCTTGAACTAAAAGCTAATAAAAATCGTTATCCAATTGGGACAGTTATTGAAGCAAAACTGCACCATAATAAAGGAACAATTGCCACTTTAATGGTTCAAAACGGAACTTTAATGGTTAGAGATTTTATTGTTGCTGGTTATCAATACGGTCGAATTCGTTCACTTGAGGATACAAACGGACAGTCAATTAAATTTGCGCCGCCAGGAACGCCAGTAATTGTTACTGGTCTGAATTATGTTCCTGAAGCTGGTGATAAATTTTTCGGTTTCCACGAAGAAAAATTTGCCAAACAGTTAGCACTTGAGAAAAAGCAGTCAGAAAAAATTTCGAAGTCAAAATTACAAACTCGCCAACAAACAAAAGAAAAAACACTAAACATTATTATCAAAGCCGATGTTGCCGGAATTGCGCAGGCTTTACACGCTACAATTGAAAAACTTGCCTCAAAACACGTGCATATTCACATTTTGCATTCAGGAGTTGGGATTATTAACAAGGCTGATATTTTACTTGCACAAACCTCAAATTCAACAATTTATGCATTTAACTTGCAAATTCCAGCAGCAATTAAAGCACAAGCAAAACAGGCAAATGTTGAAATCCGCGAACATACAATTATTTATAAAATTGTTGATGAAATTAAAAAGCAAGTCCGTGGTATGCGCGAAATCAAATATGAACTTCAGCAAATTGGAACAGCAAAAATTATTGCTAAATTCTGATTTTCTAAGGTTGGCTCAATTGCTGGATGTAGCGTGCTTTCGGGAAAATTTGTTGAAAATTGCAAAATTGAACTCTGAAGAAATTCAAAATTAATCCACACTGGAAGGATTGAATCCCTTCAACGTGATAAAAATCCAGTCAAAGAAGTCCAAGTGGGTAATGAATTTGGAACACATATTTATAAATTCAACGACATCGAAATCGGTGATGAACTAAAAGCATTTTTAGATGTTGAAGTCGAAGAATAAAAAGGAGCAATAATGTCTGTTAGTCACGAAAAAAGACAAACTTATTACCAACAATTAATTTCAAAAGTAATCGAGTCACATTTTTCCGAAAGAATGCCAGTTTCAGTTAACTGAGTGCGACTTTCAGGTGATAATTCCCATCTTTTTGTTTATTTAGAGTTCGAATTTGATGCTGAAAAATATCTAGCAGAAATTATTAGTGCCCAAAAATTTATCAGATTAAAATTTGGCAATCTCCTTGAAGGTTTTAAAGTTCCTGAATTACACTTCCAACTTGATCCAGTGGCGAAACGGGTAGATGAAATGGACAAAATTTTTGCCCGAATTAGGGAAGAAGATGAAAAAAATGAAGAAAATAACGGGAAAAATCAACAAGAGGATAAAAAAAGCGAATAAAGTTCGCTTTTTTTAAAATT of Mesomycoplasma dispar contains these proteins:
- the infB gene encoding translation initiation factor IF-2; translated protein: MKKPQKRISNVGEIKAQLKNVETKVHNGVFLFSGIMTIAELAKKINVSVNEIITYFFHQAKMYNLNHSLTEDEIAEICLEFGLDFKKEIQIDASNFMEEVSIQDSAVDLTVRPPIITVMGHVDHGKTTLLDYIRKTNIAKSEKGGITQHTGAYQVIFENHVINFIDTPGHEAFTQMRARGAKVTDIIVLVVAADDGVMPQTKEAINHAMAANVPIIVFVNKMDKPNKDIDRIKNELSALNIVTEEWGGNNIFVYGSALTGEGIDSLFRSILLVAEMLELKANKNRYPIGTVIEAKLHHNKGTIATLMVQNGTLMVRDFIVAGYQYGRIRSLEDTNGQSIKFAPPGTPVIVTGLNYVPEAGDKFFGFHEEKFAKQLALEKKQSEKISKSKLQTRQQTKEKTLNIIIKADVAGIAQALHATIEKLASKHVHIHILHSGVGIINKADILLAQTSNSTIYAFNLQIPAAIKAQAKQANVEIREHTIIYKIVDEIKKQVRGMREIKYELQQIGTAKIIAKFWFSKVGSIAGCSVLSGKFVENCKIELWRNSKLIHTGRIESLQRDKNPVKEVQVGNEFGTHIYKFNDIEIGDELKAFLDVEVEE
- a CDS encoding ribosome-binding factor A, with translation MSVSHEKRQTYYQQLISKVIESHFSERMPVSVNWVRLSGDNSHLFVYLEFEFDAEKYLAEIISAQKFIRLKFGNLLEGFKVPELHFQLDPVAKRVDEMDKIFARIREEDEKNEENNGKNQQEDKKSE